CCGGAGGGAATGTCCAAGGACTTAAGCCCCAAACCTTTAAGAACCCTCATGCTTTCTCCCCACTTGCCTCCCTCTAGCCAAGTTTGGGGCCAACGCCATCCTGGGTGTGTCCCTGGCCGTCTGCAAGGCTGGAGCAGCTGAGAAAGGGGTCCCTCTCTACAGACACATCGCAGATCTTGCAGGGAATCCCGACCTCGTACTccctgtgcctgtgagtgtggcTGTGCAGAATCTCTAGGACAGCTGCCCTTCCCTAGCTAGGAATGTGtgagcagcccccccccccccccgaaaatcTACCTTTTCAAATCCTGCCTTCCAGAGAAGCATTTCCTGAAATGAAATCTTTTCTGCTgtgctccagcccctccccctctccaccaCCAAAGGTAACCCTCTTGAGGCTTCCTTCCCTCGCCAGGTCCCTTCCAGGCTCAGGCCGGCTACTCAGAGCTCACTCCTCCGTCTCCTGTCTCATTTCCGCAGTCAGTCAGATTTGAAAGCATCTTCAGGGCAAAGATCTTTGTATCCTCTGAGACTACTTAAAACATTGCCCTCTTAATAGTAGCCCCTTGAATTTTGCAGGGTACAGAAAGAGCCCCAAGTATGCAAAGTCCTGGGTGAATGTGACATGAGCCAGCCTTGTCAAAGGCCCCAGGGCCTCAGACCCATGGaggaatggcaaagccttccccgCAGGCTAAGGTTCAGAGGGTTGGTGaagccttcctccttcccccttcctcggTGACCAAGTCACACGTGTtgagagtgtgtgcatatgtctacCATAGCTCCTTCCCCTTTGGGTGTTTACAGTCTGAAGACTGCTCCTCTACAAAGACTGCTCTTACCAAGATCCCCTAAACCTGTTCCTGTGGTTCAGCTGTGTACCCTAAACCCCacctccttgtttatctgtatgcAGTAACCCACTTCTGTGTTCAACTCTATATAATAAACACGCTGGGCCCTGGGTAGTAAACACGTTGAGCTGGAGTGCTGAGGTTTTCCCATCAGAGAGCCCACTCTGTCCAGTCCCCAGCTTTTCCGTCTGTGTGTCcatcctctgtcttctcttcatTCCCTTGCTGCCCCAGTCACTTCTATCCTTGGAGCTCTGAGTGGGCGGGATAGAATGTAATAATAATATTACCATTTATTGTTACTAAGGAGAATGTGTTACAGTTCTGGAGATACCTGCCAGGTTCAGACCCTGGCCTTTCCCATTTTCTAGTTGTGTGATTTTAGGCAAGTTATTTAACCTCTATCCCTCACttttttcatctgtaaagaagaaattataaGAGTGTACAGTTAACAGAAGTATTTTGAGAGTGAAACAAGTCATGCATTTGGAATGCCATACAATTATTCCTTGTCATAAGTATATTTGATTTCCCTTAACTGTCAGAGCAGTAGGGAAGTAAGCACTGTTAGCATTTTGTAGAAAGAGGGAAAGACTCTTAGGAGTGCAATGCTGCATCCTAGACCACTGAGCTAGAGCAGAGCACAGCTGCCACCTCCAGTTCCCTCTCACCTTTGACCCCTATGCAACTGAGCTCTGAGCACCAACTTCTATGTCCCAGGCCTTCAATGTGATCAATGGCGGCTCTCATGCTGGGAACAAGCTGGCCATGCAGGAGTTCATGATCCTGCCGGTGGGAGCCAGCTCTTTCAAGGAAGCCATGCGCATCGGCGCTGAGGTCTACCACCACCTCAAGGGGGTCATCAAGGCCAAGTATGGGAAGGACGCCACCAATGTGGGGGACGAGGGTGGCTTTGCACCCAACATCCTGGAGAACAATGAGGGTCAGTGCTGAACATCCTGGGGCGGAGACCACCTAAGCACTCCtgaggtggggggaaggagaggctgCAGATACAGCGATACTGGAGTCTCAGGTCATCTCTTGCTCCTCTCCTAGCCCTGGAGCTGCTAAAGACAGCCATCCAGGCAGCCGGTTACCCAGACAAGGTGGTGATCGGCATGGATGTAGCGGCCTCTGAATTCTACCGCAACGGCAAGTATGATCTGGACTTCAAGTCACCCGATGATCCTGCCAGGCACATCAGTGGGGAGAAGCTTGGGGAGCTGTACAAGAACTTCATCAAGAACTATCCCGGTGAGACAGCCAGGTGCTTTCCCCCACCCTTGTCTTTTGCAGTTACCTAGCACGGGTTTTGGTATTTGGCTTGTTCACAATTCCAGTCCTTTCCATCCTTAGCTCACCCATAGCCTCCATTTAACCTCTGCTACCTATCATCCCTCAATCAGGCCCCATCTCTAACCCCATCTATGCCCCAACTCCCTACCAGTGGTCTCCATTGAAGACCCCTTTGACCAGGATGACTGGACCACATGGACCTCATTCCTCTCTGGGGTGGACATCCAGATTGTGGGAGATGACCTCACGGTCACCAACCCTAAGAGGATCGCTCAGGCCGTGGAGAAGAAGGCCTGCAATTGCCTGCTCCTGAAGGTCAACCAGATCGGCTCCGTGACAGAGTCCATCCAGGCGTGAGTGCCTCCTGACTCGGGCTCCCCCGGCTccagccactgctgctgctctccCATGAGTGCCTTTCCCGGGGCTCCTGACCTACTCAAGCCTATGACTGACCCTCGGCTTGGCTCTAAGACTTTTGCCATTGTGGCTCTGCCATGTCCCTTAATCTCCCTTCTGTATTGTATTCTCCTACTTCCCAAAGAACTTAGTCACTGCCCAAACAAACGGAAAGTTCTACCTTGCCTGCCCCTGGCTTTCTTATTGCAGTGGTCACATAAGGCCTCATTAAATGTCTTTCCCACATAGCTGTAAACTGGCACAGTCTAATGGCTGGGGAGTGATGGTGAGCCACCGCTCTGGGGAGACCGAAGACACTTTCATTGCTGACCTTGTGGTGGGACTCTGCACAGGACAGGTACTCGGGAGTTTCCCTCTACTGGGTACCTAACCAAGTTTCCTTGGTCACCTTGGTATCACTCGAGTCATCTAAGTTGGATACCACTATAGCCTGCTCTTTTGGGACCCCAAAGCAACCCCTCCAAACCCTTTTCCCACCTCAGATCAAGACTGGTGCCCCCTGCCGTTCAGAGCGTCTGGCAAAATACAACCAGCTTATGAGGTACAGTTTGTGCAGAGGCCTAGACCGTGGGGAGAGGAAGGCGCTCCTGGGTTAGAAGGTAGGagctctgattttctttttgtattatagGATTGAGGAGGCCCTTGGGGACAAAGCTGTCTTTGCTGGACGAAAGTTCCGTAATCCAAAGGCCAAATGAGAAGCTGGAGACTCCAGGATTTCACAGGAAAGACACAGGCCTTCAAGCCCTTCTCTCAGAAATAAACACTGCCAAACAAGACCATGGTGTGCTccttagaaggaaggaaggaatgaatgaCAAGCTCGCCAGGAAGGacagggttgggggttgggggttgggggtgggagacacGGAAGAAGGCAGAGACTATCGTGTGACCTGCTGTGACAAGGAAGTAAGGGATTTGAAAGCTCACTGGATGTAGAACAGAGAATTTCAAAGTTTGGAATGAAGCTAGAGAAAGCAAAACTCTATgtgaaaaggagctggagaggagaCGGGAAGGTGGAAGCGGCTCCTGAGTAGACAGCGGTGGATGGAGAGGGGCCAAGGGAGGGTCCTGGTGCTCCCAGCATTAGAGGGATCTGGATCATGCTGCAGCCAGACTGAGTGCTTCTCGAGGATTAAAGGATAATGAGATCATTTACCACTTCAGTGAAGCCTGTGAGGATCTGAAGTGTTCAAAATACTTGACATTATTAACCCACCTAAGCTTTCAAACAGTCCTGTTGGCCATTTACCATTCTTGTCCCCCTTTTACACACCAGGAAGCCAAGGCACAAAGTATACCTTACTTTGTGTTGAGTATACCTTACGCAACACAGCCGAGTTAGCAACTGGAAAAGCCAGGACACAAAATGCCTGCCTTCAGCCTTAAAAATAAGGTctcttagctgggtgtggtggcttacaTCCGTAATCTTAGgccttgggagatggagacaggatagCAAGTGTCAAGGCCACTTGTGCTATGCAGTAAGGGCCTGTCTCAAAATTCCAAGCTTAGGGGGCTTCAGTGGTTAGGGGCATTCATTGCTCTTACCGGCACCAGGCTTCAGCCCCCAGCACTggcctggcagctcacaaccattggtaactCCGGCTCCAGGGACTCCAATACCCTCTCCAGAGcaccacaggcaccaggcatgcacacggtgcaGATCCTTACATGCACGTAAAACGTTCATACACATAATCTACAAAAAGAGACAACATGCTGTCTTCGCGATGAGTGCCCAGTAGTCATGAGGCCCCGAGTTCGATCTCTAGCACCACAAGAATAGAAATAGGTGAAAGTGTCATAGTAGCAGTGCTAATAATTGGCCATCTTTAGTTAGCTTAAACAAACAGCAACGTTATACTGTGGAATCTACGTTTATGGAGGTGATACCCacaatttattctctctctctctctctctctctctctctctctctctctctctctttaaacaaggtttctctgtgtagccctggctgttctggaactttctctgtagatcaggctggcctcgaactcacagagatctgcctggctttgcctcccaagtgttaggattaaaggcatgtgccatcactggcATAGTATCCACATTTCCATGTACAAGTCAGAACATTGGGTCAAACATTGGGTTTATTCAATGTAAAGTAACCCCAGGCCCAGGGGGAAGAAAGTTCCAAGGGTAATAGAGAATAATACAGATTAAATACTCAcacatctttacacacacacacacacacacacacacacacaccccatacatcCAAATTCCAGCAGTGATAAACACCTGCTTCTCCTCCAGCCTGAGTGACAGCTGGCAGGGCCTCATAGGTTAGAAATGGGGCTCCAGAATGGGTCCTGATAGCAGCAGCCTTGTCCCTCCATGCCCCTGCCTTGCTGGAGGTCAAAGCAAGGTGGGTGGGATGCCTAGGAGGTAGTTGGCAATTCCTCGCCACTCTGCCGCAGACGTTTCTTGGCTCTAATCTCATTCATGGCCTCTTCTATGGACCGTGTATCCCGCTTGTTGGCCACAGGAACTAGCAGCAGAGGGGAGAGTGGGCAAgacctcagtctctgctcccctcccccaaactacgttccccccccatccctcccccagtTCCTGCCATGGCTCACCACAGCCATAGGTCTTGTTGGCCTGTAGCATGTGGGCTGCATCTTTGGCTGCTCCTTTGCCAATAAGATGGCTATACTTGTCCTTGTAGTCGCTGGCAGGACTCACAACCGCGGGTCCCTGTTgcgctgcctcttcctcctgcttctgagcCAGCTCCTAAGGGCACAGAGGTAGGGTACCTGTGCTCAAGGCCCTGACCCCAGATGGCCTCTTCCAGGTGATGGCTATGGGCTCCAGGGCCTGCCAGGAACAGCTCACCTTTAGCTTCCGCTTCTCCTCAGCCTTCTGGGGGTCCCACTCCTCTCCATGACGGTAGGAGTCTAGCTCTTCATCTGAGGGTGCAAACTCCTGGAggtgaagagaaaggcagagtcaAGGTCCAACTCTATGCGGGATGCCACTCCCTCAGGTGCAGGGGTAggctgagggggagggggacaggctTTTCACCTTTTTGAAGATCATGACATAACGACAGTCATCATCTTCTCCAAAGGAGAAAGATGTGAGGCCAGCCACCTCTACCACATCATGTCTGcaaagagaaggcaggagagtGAGCCGTGAGGAGTCTGCTCCCCAAGGGCTCGTCCACGCCCTCTGTGGCTCATTTCTTGCCTCCCCAAGCCCAGAGACACTCACAGTATGCTCCGCTCTATCTTGTTCATAGGCTGAAACTTTTTCTTGATCTGTCCACTGTCCTGGATGAAATCAGACACCTCTTTCTCCATCTTAGGAGAAACAAAAGGGGGAGGACTTGAGATGACAGCTCCACGATCTCCCGGGCTGATGGACGGCCCCGCCACACCTCCCACTgctctcccagcctcccagctcTTCCTGCAGACCCTTCCAGAAGCTGCCTCTGAGCCCCAGCTGTTCTCACCCTTTTCCGAAACTCCACTTTCTGCTGTTTGTCTTGCTCTTGTAGTTTCTTCAGACGGGCAGCTTGCTCTAGGGGCGAGAAAGGACCACACGAGGTCAGGGCTGGTGCATGGGTAGCAAGCTGGTCAGGTTAAAGGCAGTCTGATAACCATGAGGAAGTGCTGGGCTTGGACAGGAAGGTTACTGTCCATTCACCAAGGATTCCCTGATGTTtcctctctatgtagccttgactgtcttagaactgtctatgtagagcaggctagccttgaactcataaagatcagcttgcctctgcctcctgagtgctctaattaaaaacaaacttccTACATTTTAcagtgctccccaccccccaagcttAGGTTGAAGCTAAAATGGCTCATGTGACACCTTTCTCATCCATCCTGTTTTtgttctgtcaacttgacacaaggtaaagACATCTGAGAGGCAGGAACCTGACTGGAGAGCATGATTCCATGAGACtgctggcctgtaggcaagtccatGGGACACTGTCTTGATCAATGGTGGCGATTGGAGGGcccggcccactgtgggtggtgccagccctaggcaggtggtcctggggtgtgCAAGAAAGCAGGGTGTGCTAGCAAGCCAAGgaacaagccagtcagcagcaggGCACTACTTCAGAGCCAGCCTGACTTCCTCTGAGAATTACCAAGATGAACCAGGACATGGAACTTAGTGGCAATAAAGACCTCAGAAAGTTATGGAGTTTAAAGATGTCAGAAACAAAGAGCTCAATGaacttggcctcaaacttacagataTGCTAGCCAAGGACTGAATAATGTGGtattgagaattgaacctagggccttccATATGCTAAGTGTTTCACCACTGACTGAGAAACATTCCCAGCCGTCAGATTAccttttttccttaatttttattatcttaattaTGCATATACGTCTATGTATGAATCCAAGTGTCCACGGAGGTCTGAGATATCAGGTTCCCCCcaggagctggggttataggcagttTGTAAGGAACCTGATGTGAATTCTGCAAATCtaactcaggtccccaggaagagcagtcttaatcactgagcatctctccagcctgctcagCTACTTTTAACCTGGTTCCTTATCATGCCTGTCGCTTCCCATGGTAGGGGTTTGCTGCCTCTTGTGATTTGGGCATACAcatcttcctcctgttcctcagCTTCAAAtgtcctttcccctttcttttggtATTTCAAAATCCTAGCTCGCTTCTTCCACACGGCTGGGTCCCCAAGTGGCACTGAGCTCTTCTTATTTTCTAGTCACTCCATGCTTCTGCACATGTTGTTCCTTCTCTCAGGaatgttcttcctcctcttgcaAACACTGAATCCTCACTATGAGTCAAGACTTCCTCTACGCTCTAAGCACATTCACTGCTAAAGACGTGggggttcttgttttgtttttcccccgtCTCCCTTACCAGGCTATGACCTGCTGGAGGGTTGCCCCTGCTCACCTCCTGTCCAGCTCACCCACCTCCTGACCAGGCTATGAGCTGCTGGAGGGTTGAGCCTAGTCACCTCCTGTCCAGTTAGATGTCAGAGTCCAAGACCTGACAAACTAGAAGCTTGTCTGACTATCTTGACTGAAGTCTGTCTGACTTCACTATCTTGGCCTTTCATTGTTTTCTGCATCTTGGGAGGTAGCATAAGAACATTAAGGCTACGAGCTCACATCTGGGCTCTAAATTCAGCTTAGTAACCTGAGACCCGAGGCAAGTGGCTAAAGTCTCCAATTCTGACCGATGGGAGCACACCTATTACTCAGCTGAATGTTAAGTAACTCTAACTCCTGTTTCCTATTAAGCTCTGCTTTCCCATAGCTTTCGAACAGACTTTACTCTTTTTACTGAGTTACCTATTCTTTGTTGCTCGGCTCATTTCAGACTAGCCTGGGACTCCCAATTAATCTTTCCTACACATGTATATTAATTGGTTATTAAAATTCCGTGTGATCATTAATAAACGTCCCAGACACGGTCTGTAATCTCCTTGATGAGCATCTTTGGCTTCACAAGTTTTGTAAATAAGGGACTACAGATATTTAACAGTCTTTGAACATTCTGAAAGCATCCTGTCTTGCCTCCTTTGGGCAGATGGGTAGTAGGTGCGGGCAGGAGACTTATCCACGATCAAAGCTCACGTGGTTGGGAGCTGGATGCACCTAAGGCTATCCTTTCTATAGAGTCCTTCACATGCGCTCCGAGCCAATACTGAGTAGGTCTCTTCGGGCCGCACCCTACCCTGGCTGCCAAACCCCAGCGAGTTTTCTGGTTAGCTACTCAGCgcgggggctggggaggagagatggcGAATTGGAGCCTGCGGGGCATTCTCATCTCTCCAATCAACATCACGATCTAGTTGGGCAGCACAGGAATTTAAGGCTATAGTTAGGAAAGGGCTGTGGAAGGTATGAGGGACTGGGTTAACTCAAGAAGGGGCATAAAGATAGGAGGATCCAGCCAACCAATGGGAGGAGCTGAGGTCGGTCAGAAAAGGTAACACTTGAAAGGTGGAGCTTTTGGTTGAGCTAGCCAATAGAGGGGAACAGACGGGTGGATGGGCGTGCCCTAAGACCAATAGTACTAGAACTGGAGGTTCGCGGGACCGA
This sequence is a window from Mus pahari chromosome 14, PAHARI_EIJ_v1.1, whole genome shotgun sequence. Protein-coding genes within it:
- the Spag7 gene encoding sperm-associated antigen 7 is translated as MADLLGSILSSMEKPPSLGDQESRRKAREQAARLKKLQEQDKQQKVEFRKRMEKEVSDFIQDSGQIKKKFQPMNKIERSILHDVVEVAGLTSFSFGEDDDCRYVMIFKKEFAPSDEELDSYRHGEEWDPQKAEEKRKLKELAQKQEEEAAQQGPAVVSPASDYKDKYSHLIGKGAAKDAAHMLQANKTYGCVPVANKRDTRSIEEAMNEIRAKKRLRQSGEELPTTS
- the Eno3 gene encoding beta-enolase isoform X1, with the protein product MLSQQYLSGAGPALSAGLYSSPGLSSLITGQARIGWSGAGMAVLRTLRGESAGLLWSRGVDFRPQGLLSITDAFPQLCGLHRLPPTMAMQKIFAREILDSRGNPTVEVDLHTAKGRFRAAVPSGASTGIYEALELRDGDKARYLGKGVLKAVEHINKTLGPALLEKKLSVVDQEKVDKFMIELDGTENKSKFGANAILGVSLAVCKAGAAEKGVPLYRHIADLAGNPDLVLPVPAFNVINGGSHAGNKLAMQEFMILPVGASSFKEAMRIGAEVYHHLKGVIKAKYGKDATNVGDEGGFAPNILENNEALELLKTAIQAAGYPDKVVIGMDVAASEFYRNGKYDLDFKSPDDPARHISGEKLGELYKNFIKNYPVVSIEDPFDQDDWTTWTSFLSGVDIQIVGDDLTVTNPKRIAQAVEKKACNCLLLKVNQIGSVTESIQACKLAQSNGWGVMVSHRSGETEDTFIADLVVGLCTGQIKTGAPCRSERLAKYNQLMRIEEALGDKAVFAGRKFRNPKAK
- the Eno3 gene encoding beta-enolase isoform X2, giving the protein MTTFIRRGKSPPLWTHWGFLLFQQNFSMAMQKIFAREILDSRGNPTVEVDLHTAKGRFRAAVPSGASTGIYEALELRDGDKARYLGKGVLKAVEHINKTLGPALLEKKLSVVDQEKVDKFMIELDGTENKSKFGANAILGVSLAVCKAGAAEKGVPLYRHIADLAGNPDLVLPVPAFNVINGGSHAGNKLAMQEFMILPVGASSFKEAMRIGAEVYHHLKGVIKAKYGKDATNVGDEGGFAPNILENNEALELLKTAIQAAGYPDKVVIGMDVAASEFYRNGKYDLDFKSPDDPARHISGEKLGELYKNFIKNYPVVSIEDPFDQDDWTTWTSFLSGVDIQIVGDDLTVTNPKRIAQAVEKKACNCLLLKVNQIGSVTESIQACKLAQSNGWGVMVSHRSGETEDTFIADLVVGLCTGQIKTGAPCRSERLAKYNQLMRIEEALGDKAVFAGRKFRNPKAK
- the Eno3 gene encoding beta-enolase isoform X3; translation: MAMQKIFAREILDSRGNPTVEVDLHTAKGRFRAAVPSGASTGIYEALELRDGDKARYLGKGVLKAVEHINKTLGPALLEKKLSVVDQEKVDKFMIELDGTENKSKFGANAILGVSLAVCKAGAAEKGVPLYRHIADLAGNPDLVLPVPAFNVINGGSHAGNKLAMQEFMILPVGASSFKEAMRIGAEVYHHLKGVIKAKYGKDATNVGDEGGFAPNILENNEALELLKTAIQAAGYPDKVVIGMDVAASEFYRNGKYDLDFKSPDDPARHISGEKLGELYKNFIKNYPVVSIEDPFDQDDWTTWTSFLSGVDIQIVGDDLTVTNPKRIAQAVEKKACNCLLLKVNQIGSVTESIQACKLAQSNGWGVMVSHRSGETEDTFIADLVVGLCTGQIKTGAPCRSERLAKYNQLMRIEEALGDKAVFAGRKFRNPKAK